Part of the Mycolicibacterium mageritense genome is shown below.
GCCCCCACCCGGAGGAGGCGGGGGTGGATAGCCTCCCGGCGGGGGCGGCGGATGCCCTCCGGGTGACGGGTGAGGTGGGTAGGCACCGCCCGGAGGTGGCGGCGGAAAACCACCCTGTGGCGGGGGATATCCCCCGGGAGGGGGCGGATAGCCGCCAGGAGGCGGTGGTGGATTCGTCATGCGTACTTTTTTACAGGTACGTACGCACGATGAACAGGATTTCTACAGTGAACGTTCGGCTGTGCCTCGTTATTTGCCCGAAAGGTCAAGGCAAAGCCCGCAATCAGCGTCTATGTTCGACGCGCCGGGCAGGTCATACGCGCAGTGAGACGAACGGCTCGAACGGCAGGTTTCGGACGACGAACCAAATCGACACCACCACCAACGTGATGACTGCCGACCATCGCCAGTGTTGCCAGCTGCGCACCCGGCGGTTGGCAAGACGCCCGTACGTCCACGCCGCGTAGGCCCACGCCAAAAACATCAGCGCGATCAAGCCGACCGCGTTAAACCTAAGCGCTGCAAGGACATCGCCGTGCAGAAGGGAATAGATCATGCGCAGGCTGCCGCATCCGGGGCAGTCGATGCCCAAGAGGAGTTTCGTCGGGCACACCGGCAAAGGGCCGCCGGGGGTGGTCGGATCACCGACCCACACAGCCACACAGGCACACCCCGCCAGTGCGGCCACGCCCAGTGGCGCGCCCAGGCGGGGTGTGACGGCGAGGGTGAACATGACCGGTCAGTACGAGCTCGGTACCGAACTCACCGCCGCGGCAATGACGATGATGTAGAAGACGACGGCCGCGACCGATACGACGACACCGGCGATCGCGCCCCAGATGGCGAACTTCTTGGCATCGTCAGCGGCCTGCTGCGCCTCGGCGTAACGACCCTGCGCCCACAAACCGGACACCTGGGTCGACTTGACGATCGCAACGATGCCCAACGGCAGACAACACAGCACTGTCGACAGGATCGCCCACACCAGATTGTTGTCAGGAGGGAAACCACCTGGCCCTGGCTGAAATCCGCCATACGGCGGCGGGGGCGGCGGGTAACCGCCAGGAGGTGGCGGCGGGTAGTAGGACATCAACACCTTCCAGGAGTGGAATCGATCCGGCACCCCGCCGCGGCAGCATGTGCACAGAGGCTGCCACGGCGGTTGCCGCGCTGAGACTCACTACCGACCGGACGAGTCGCCGGTCAGTACGAAGTCACCGAAGCCGAGAACGCACCAGTCGCAACGAGGAAGATGATCCAGATCACCGAAAAGGCGACGCCTGCGATGGCGCCCCAGATGGCGAACTTCTTGGCATCGTCGGCAGCCTGCTGCGCCTCGGCGAACCGGCCCTGCGCCCACAGTCCGGATACCTGGGTGGACTTGTAGATCGCGAACGCCCCGACGGGAATGCAGCACAGGATGGTCGACAAGATCGCCCACACCAGATTGTTGTCCGGCGGCGCACCCTGCGGTCCGGGTGGTCCATACCCGCCCTGCGGCGGCGGAGGAGGCGGATAACCGCCGGGAGGAGGAGGTGGGTACTCGGTCATGGGTGCCTTCCGCTAAGAGTTTGCTAGCAACAAGCGAGCTCACACTACCTGAGAAGTCGCTGACAGCAACGGTTCTGCAGTACCTCAGCTCCGACGTGCACCCTCGGACAAGAAACCGAGCAGATCGTGCCGGGTCAGCACGCCGACCGGCTTGCCCTCCTCGACCACCATCACTGCGTCGGATTCGCGCAGATTCTTCGCCGCGGTGCTGACCAGTTCGCCGGCCCCGATCAGCGGCAGCGGGGGGCTCATGTGGTCAGCGACCGCATCGGCCAGTTTGGCGCGGCCCTCGAACACCGCCGACAGGAGTTCGCGCTCCGACACGCTGCCCGCCACTTCGCCGGCCATCACGGGCGGTTCGGCACCGACCACCGGCATCTGGGATACACCGTATTCGCGCAGGATGCCGATGGCGTCGCGCACGGTTTCCGACGGGTGGGTGTGCACCAGGTCCGGCAGCGCACCGGATTTGCCGCGCAGCACGTCTCCGACGGTCGACTGTTCGACGGAGCCGTCCAGCCGGCTGCGCAGGAACCCGTACGACGACATCCACGCGTCGTTGAAAATCTTTGAGAGATAACCACGCCCGCCGTCGGGCAGCAGTACCACCACGAGCGAGTCGGGCCCGGCCTTGCGGGCCACTTCGAGCGCGGCGACCACGGCCATGCCGCACGAACCGCCGACCAGCAGGGCTTCCTCACGCGCCAGGCGACGTGTCATATCGAACGAATCGGCGTCGGAAACCGCGATGATCTCGTCGGGCACCGTCGGGTCGTAGGCGCTGGGCCAGAAGTCCTCGCCGACACCCTCCACCAGGTACGGCCGCCCGGTGCCGCCGGAGTACACCGACCCCTCGGGGTCGGCCCCGATGATCTGCACCTTTCCGCCGGACGCCTCCTTGAGGTAGCGCCCGGTGCCGGTGATGGTGCCGCCGGTGCCGACGCCCGCGACGAAGTGCGTGACCTTGCCGTCGGTGTCGGCCCAGATCTCCGGGCCCGTCGTCTCGTAGTGCGACTCCGGCCCCATCGGGTTGGAGTACTGGTCAGGCTTCCACGCGCCGTCGATCTCGGTGACCAGGCGGTTGGACACGCTGTAGTAGCTGTCCGGGTGGTCGGGCGGCACCGCCGTCGGGCACACCACGACCTCGGCACCGTACGCGCGCAACACATTCCGCTTGTCTTCGCTGACCTTGTCGGGGCATACGAAGATGCACTTGTAACCCCGTTGCTGGGCCACGAGCGCCAGCCCGACGCCGGTGTTGCCCGAGGTCGGCTCGACGATGGTGCCGCCCGGTTTGAGTTCGCCGCTGGCCTCGGCCGCGTCGATCATCTTGATCGCGATGCGGTCCTTGGCGCTGCCACCCGGGTTGAGGTACTCGATTTTCGCGGCCACCACGCCCGCGCCTTCTGGGACAACCGAGTTCAGCTGTACCAGAGGGGTATTGCCGATGAGCTCACTGACGTGCTTGGCGATGCGCATATGCACATCGTCTCAGGCCCGCAAAAGGCTCACCAGGTGGCCTCGCGAATGTACTCGCCGATCTGGCGCAACGAGCGCGTCGCTTCGGACACGAAGGGCGTCGCGAGCTGGAATACGTGCATCTGACCGGGCCAAACGCGGACCTCCACCGGAACGCCGGCGGCGGCGAGCATGTGGGCGGCTTTCCGTGCATCGCTGATCAGAACCTCGGAACCCGACACGTGGATGAGCGTGCGCGGCAGCCCCGGCTCGATGTGGTCGAGCGGCTCGTAGACATCCTCGCCCTTGCGGCCGGCCGCGCGCTCGACGAGCGCGACGAGAGCGCCGAACGCCGAGGCCGGGAACATCGCGTCGCGGTGAATGTTCGGGTGGTTGGCGCGCGCGGTGTTGTCGATCTCGAACAGCGGTGACATCGTGACCAGGGCCGCGGGTTCTTCGCCCTCGGCCAGCAGCCGCTCGGCCAGCGCCAGCCCCAGGTATCCGCCCGCGGAATCGCCCGCCAGGACGATCTGCTCGGGCTCGTAGCCCGTGAGCCGCAGCCAGTGGTAGGCGTCGTAACAGTCGTCGACCGCGGTGCCCACAGAGTGCTTGGGAACCATCCGGTAGTCCACGACTAGCACCGGGCTGTCGGCGTACTGCGACAGCGACGTCACGATGCCCGAGTGCGTGTTCGCGCCGCACGTCAGGAAGGCGCCACCGTGCAGGTACAGGATGACGCTGCGCTTGCCGTCGGCAGGCAGCACGCCGTCAGCCCGCACGAGTCGAGCGGTGCAGTTGGGCAGGCCGATCGTGGCCTTGATGGTGCCTGGAGCGGGGCGCATGAGCCGCGCCGCGAAGTTCACGACTCCGAATGGCCACGGCAAATGCGGAGCATGGCTACCAATTGCCAGGACCGGTCGGATTGTCAGCATCGCCGCCAGCGAAGCCAGTCGGCCCCCGAGGCTCGGGCCGTCTTCCACGACCTCTACGGGCGCCCAGTCACTGACCGGATACTTCCGCGCGCGGTGCACTCTAGCTGGACTTATGCCAGCACGATGGGACCGCGAGACCTTACTCGGTGCAGTCATCGCCACCACTTCCTACGTCTTTGTAGTGCTCGGTGTGCTACGTCACTCAGACAACCCGGGTAACTTAGCTTGACATCACTAATCTGTTCAACAATCAAAGAATCTGAATTGATACCGCACTTGATACCGCACTGTGATCGCTGAACCGGCTCGCCACGCGGAGAACCCGGCGGTTCACACCTAAACTGAATTTCGTGGGCTCAAGAAGTCGTGCTCCTCGCGTCCGCAGATCGACCGTCGCCGTCGCGGCGGCAGCGACGCTCGCGTCGACCGGCACCGCATATTTCGGGGCCCGCAACCTACTGACCGGGCAGGCGGCCAAAGCCCGCCGCGTCATCCCGAAATCCTGGGATGTGCCGCCCCGCGCCGACGGCGTGTACACCGCAGGCGGCGGACCGGTGCAGCGCTGGGAACGCGGAGTCCCGTTCGACCTGCACCTGATGATCTTCGGCGATTCAACCGCCACCGGCTACGGCTGCCATGTGGCCGACGAAGTTCCCGGCGTGCTCATCGCGCGGGGTGTCGCCGAGCAGACCGGCAAGCGAATCCGGTTGAGCACCAAGGCGATTGTGGGAGCCACATCGAAGGGCCTGTCGGGGCAGATCGACGCCATGTTCGTGGCCGGACCGCCACCGGATGCCGCCGTGATCATGATCGGCGCCAACGACATCACCAAGCCCAACGGCATCGGGGCGTCGGCGCGCAGGCTGGGCGCCGCGGTGCGCCGGTTACGGTCGGCCGGTGCGGTCGTCGTGGTCGGCACGTGCCCGGACTTCGGCGTGATCACCGCCATCCCTCAGCCGCTGCGCTGGTACGCGCGCAACCGCGGCCTGCGGCTCGCGCGCGCCCAGGCCGGCGTCGTACGCGCGGCCGGTGGTGTCCCGGTGCCGTTCTCCGATCTGCTGGCGCCCGAGTTCTACAAGGCGCCCGAGCTGCTGTTCTCCGAGGACATGTTCCATCCGTCGGCGGCCGGCTACGCACTGGCGGCCAAGCAGCTTTTGCCCGCACTGTGTAATGCCTTGGGCGAGTGGGATGGTGACGCGGCGCTGGAGACCGGCGCCGCCGATACCAGCACATTGCTGACCCGGCTCGGCAGCATGAGCAGGCTATGGCGGCGTTCCACCGGGGTGCCCGCGCCCATCGTGGTACCCGCGGGTTAAGTTCCTTTCTAGAACACGATCTAGGGAGCCTGTCATGCCTGAAGCCGTCATCGTTGCCACTGCCCGCTCGCCGATCGGCCGCGCAGGCAAGGGCTCACTCGTCAACATGCGTCCCGACGACCTGGCCGCCCAGATGGTCAAGGCCGTGCTGGACAAAGTGCCTGCACTGGATCCCCGTGACATCGACGACCTGATCATGGGCTGCGGCCAGCCCGGCGGTGAGGCCGGCTTCAACATCGGCCGGGCCGTCGCGGTGCAGCTGGGCTACGACTTCCTGCCCGGCACCACCGTCAACCGCTACTGTTCGTCGTCTCTGCAGACCACCCGGATGGCCTTCCACGCGATCAAGGCCGGTGAGGGCCACGCCTTCATCTCCGCGGGCGTCGAGACCGTCTCGCGGTTCGCGAAGGGCAACGCCGACGGCTGGCCCGACACCAAGAACCCGCTGTACGCCGATGCCATGGCGCGCTCCGATCAGGCCGCCGCCGGCGCCACCGAATGGCACGACCCGCGCGAAGACGGCCTGGTGCCCGATGTCTACATCGCCATGGGCCAGACCGCCGAGAACGTCGCCCTGCATACCGGCATCAGCCGGGAGGACCAGGACCACTGGGGCGTGCGGTCACAGAACCGTGCCGAAGAGGCCATCAAGAACGGCTTCTTCGAGCGCGAGATCGTTCCCGTCACCCTGCCGGATGGAACCACCGTCTCGACCGATGATGGGCCCAGGCCCGGAACCACCTACGAGAAGATCAGCCAGCTCAAGCCGGTCTTCCGGCCCAACGGCACCATCACTGCAGGCAACGCCTGCCCGCTCAACGACGGCGCCGCCGCGCTCGTGGTGATGAGCGACGTGCGCGCGCGTGAGCTCGGCCTCACACCGCTGGCCCGCATCGTGTCGACCGGTGTGTCCGGGCTGTCGCCGGAGATCATGGGCCTCGGCCCCATCGAGGCCGTCAAGAAGGCTCTTGCCAACGCGGGCATGAGCATTGGCGACATCGACCTCTACGAGATCAACGAGGCGTTCGCGGTGCAGGTGCTCGGCTCGGCCCGCGCGCTCGGCATGGACGAGGACAAGCTGAACGTGTCCGGCGGCGCGATCGCCCTCGGCCACCCCTTCGGCATGACCGGTGCCCGCATCACCGCCACGCTGCTCAACAACCTGCAGACCTACGACAAGACCTTCGGCATCGAGACCATGTGTGTCGGTGGCGGCCAGGGCATGGCGATGGTCGTGGAGCGGCTCTCCTAGCTTGTGTGCCGCGTTGGTTCTGCGTCCACGGCGCAAAAGTACGAGTAACCCACGCCCTCACCGCAGAACCAACGCCGCAGCCACTCGACTCCACGCGACATGCAGGCGGGCCATGATCTCGGGCCGCCGATGGCCCGCGGCCACTCGAATCGTGGTCCAGCCGGCGTCGCTGATGTGCTCGTTGCGGACGATGTCGTAGCCCAAAGCGTCGGCATGCTGCACGCCGTCATATTCGACCGCGAGCATGTACTCCTCCCACCCCATGTCGAGGTAGTACCGCGGTTGGCCGTTCGCGCCCAGGACCGGGATCTGTGTCTGAGGTCGCGGGTACCCCTCGTCGATGATCATGAGACGAAGCCAGGTCTCCTTGGGCGACTGGGCACCCGGGTCGTAGAGGTCGAGCGCGCACTCGAGCTGACGCAGCCCACGCACGTGCCGATGCCTTTCCGCCAGCATCAGCACGTCGGTGGCCTTGAACTCCGTTGCATTACCGAGCGCGTCGAGCCGAGCCACGGCTTCCTCAAGTGAACCGCGCCGGCCGAGGTCGAAGGCCGTCCGCTCGGGCGTCGTCACATTGAGTCCGTCGAGCAGTTGGCATTCCCCCGGCAGCAAGAGATCGGCACGGGTGATAACCCGCCGTGGCGGTCTCGCATTCGCCCAGATCAATTCGACGGGAACGTCGTCGTCAATCCACTGGGCGCGATGCAAGGCCGATGCCGCGAGACCCGCGACCACCGCTTCCCGACCCGACCACAACCATGCCGCTTGCGTCCGCAATCGCAGAGTGAGGGCAATCCGCTTGTCCAGGTACACGTTTGGCATCAGCGGCTGGTAATAGCGGCGCAACTCATAGCGGTTCAGCGCGCCGGATGCCAGAGCCTCGCTGCCGACGAAGGGATCGCTGCCAATGTCCATGGCGACAGGCTGGTTTCGGCTACCGACAAGTGTGGACAACCCGTGGTGCCTCTGGCGTCGGCCTGTGGATGAACCTGCGACTGGGGATAACCCGCCGCAGCATTGACTCTGGATGGCACCCAGCGCTCACACTGCAACCACGGCGCAAAAGTACGAGAAGCCCACGCCCTCACCGCAGAACCAACACACCCCGGCCCACCACCCAGCGTTCACTCTGCACCCACGGCGCAAAAGTACGAGAAACCCACGCCCTCACCGCAGGCTCAACGCCGGCCCCGCCGCACCAGCCGCCGACACGCACCTCCCCCACGCAAAAGAAAAAGGCGCCCGCAGTCGCGGACGCCTTTCTCGGGCAGGGCAGCTAGTCGTTGTTGAAGTACGACAGCAGCCGCAGGATCTCGATGTAGAGCCAGACCAGGGTGACGGTCAGGCCGAGGGCGATGCCCCACGCGGCCTTCTCCGGCGCACCGGCCCGGATCATCTGGTCGGCAGCGTCGAAGTCGATCAGGAAGCTGAACGCCGCCAGCGCGATGCACAGGAGCGAGAAGCCGATGGCAAGGCCGCCGCCGGAACGCAGGCCGAGGCCTTCACCGCCGCCGACACCGAACATCGCGAGCAGGAAGTTCACCAGAACCAGTGCCACGACACCGAACATCGCGGCGACGATCATGCGGGTGAACTTGGGGGTCACCCGGATGGCCCCGGTCTTGTACACGACAAGCATGCCGATGAACACGCCGATGGTGGCCACCACGGCCTGGAAGATCATGGTGGGGCCGCCGCTGGACACCAGGTTGGCGAACAGGAACGAGGCCGCGCCGAGGAACAGGCCCTCCAGCGCCGCGTAGCTCAGCACGATGGCCGGGTTGTCCTGCTTGCGCCCGAAGGTGGCGATCAGCACCAAGACCAGGCCGCCGAGCCCGCCGACGAGGGTGAACGGCATCATCAGGGCCGGGTTGGCGGCCACGAAGAAGTAGGACACGACCGCGACAGCCGAGACGATGGCCAGGGTGATGGCCGTCTTGGTCACGACGTCGTCGATGGTCAGCGGCCGTGCGACGCCGGCCTGCTGCTGGTCGAGGTACTCAGGCGCATACTGCTGCGCGTGCACCTGCTGCGCACCGAAGCCGGCGGCTCCGGTACCAAATTGTGCATATCCGCCCTGCGTCTTCGGCAGGCTCCGGAATACCGGGTTGCTGGTCTCGCGCACCGTCGGGATCCTCTCCTGTGAGATGTGTTCGGCTAAGAACTACTCGATCAACGATCAAGCTGCTGGGCGGGTTCCCGGCGAACTGAGAATGTTCTCAGGAAACGTCCAGGTTTGATCTTGAGGCAAACCCTACCCGTCGTGCGGGGCGCTGGGGCACCGAACTAGATTGCAACTCGTGACAGAAAACGAGGACGTCCTAGTAAGTGTCCGTAACGGCGTCGGCATCCTGACGCTGAACCGGCCGAAGGCGATCAACTCCCTCAACGAAGTCATGGTCGAGGGCATCTCCAAGGCACTGCACGCCTGGGAACACGACGACGCGGTCCACACCGTGCTGTTGACCGGTGCGGGCGAACGTGGCCTGTGCGCGGGCGGCGACGTCGTGGCGCTCTATCACAGCGCCAAGGTGGGTGGCGCCGACGCGCGGCGGTTCTGGTTCGACGAGTACGTCCTCAACGCCTACATCGGCCGCTACCCGAAACCGTATGTGGCACTGATGGACGGCATCGTGATGGGCGGCGGCGTCGGGGTGGGAGCGCACGGCAGTGTCCGCGTCGTCACCGACACCACCAAGATGGCCATGCC
Proteins encoded:
- a CDS encoding DUF2752 domain-containing protein; amino-acid sequence: MFTLAVTPRLGAPLGVAALAGCACVAVWVGDPTTPGGPLPVCPTKLLLGIDCPGCGSLRMIYSLLHGDVLAALRFNAVGLIALMFLAWAYAAWTYGRLANRRVRSWQHWRWSAVITLVVVSIWFVVRNLPFEPFVSLRV
- a CDS encoding CD225/dispanin family protein: MSYYPPPPPGGYPPPPPPYGGFQPGPGGFPPDNNLVWAILSTVLCCLPLGIVAIVKSTQVSGLWAQGRYAEAQQAADDAKKFAIWGAIAGVVVSVAAVVFYIIVIAAAVSSVPSSY
- a CDS encoding CD225/dispanin family protein; the encoded protein is MTEYPPPPPGGYPPPPPPQGGYGPPGPQGAPPDNNLVWAILSTILCCIPVGAFAIYKSTQVSGLWAQGRFAEAQQAADDAKKFAIWGAIAGVAFSVIWIIFLVATGAFSASVTSY
- a CDS encoding cystathionine beta-synthase, producing the protein MRIAKHVSELIGNTPLVQLNSVVPEGAGVVAAKIEYLNPGGSAKDRIAIKMIDAAEASGELKPGGTIVEPTSGNTGVGLALVAQQRGYKCIFVCPDKVSEDKRNVLRAYGAEVVVCPTAVPPDHPDSYYSVSNRLVTEIDGAWKPDQYSNPMGPESHYETTGPEIWADTDGKVTHFVAGVGTGGTITGTGRYLKEASGGKVQIIGADPEGSVYSGGTGRPYLVEGVGEDFWPSAYDPTVPDEIIAVSDADSFDMTRRLAREEALLVGGSCGMAVVAALEVARKAGPDSLVVVLLPDGGRGYLSKIFNDAWMSSYGFLRSRLDGSVEQSTVGDVLRGKSGALPDLVHTHPSETVRDAIGILREYGVSQMPVVGAEPPVMAGEVAGSVSERELLSAVFEGRAKLADAVADHMSPPLPLIGAGELVSTAAKNLRESDAVMVVEEGKPVGVLTRHDLLGFLSEGARRS
- a CDS encoding alpha/beta hydrolase fold domain-containing protein, whose product is MTAPSKVSRSHRAGISPARVHRARKYPVSDWAPVEVVEDGPSLGGRLASLAAMLTIRPVLAIGSHAPHLPWPFGVVNFAARLMRPAPGTIKATIGLPNCTARLVRADGVLPADGKRSVILYLHGGAFLTCGANTHSGIVTSLSQYADSPVLVVDYRMVPKHSVGTAVDDCYDAYHWLRLTGYEPEQIVLAGDSAGGYLGLALAERLLAEGEEPAALVTMSPLFEIDNTARANHPNIHRDAMFPASAFGALVALVERAAGRKGEDVYEPLDHIEPGLPRTLIHVSGSEVLISDARKAAHMLAAAGVPVEVRVWPGQMHVFQLATPFVSEATRSLRQIGEYIREATW
- a CDS encoding SGNH/GDSL hydrolase family protein yields the protein MGSRSRAPRVRRSTVAVAAAATLASTGTAYFGARNLLTGQAAKARRVIPKSWDVPPRADGVYTAGGGPVQRWERGVPFDLHLMIFGDSTATGYGCHVADEVPGVLIARGVAEQTGKRIRLSTKAIVGATSKGLSGQIDAMFVAGPPPDAAVIMIGANDITKPNGIGASARRLGAAVRRLRSAGAVVVVGTCPDFGVITAIPQPLRWYARNRGLRLARAQAGVVRAAGGVPVPFSDLLAPEFYKAPELLFSEDMFHPSAAGYALAAKQLLPALCNALGEWDGDAALETGAADTSTLLTRLGSMSRLWRRSTGVPAPIVVPAG
- a CDS encoding acetyl-CoA C-acetyltransferase, whose translation is MPEAVIVATARSPIGRAGKGSLVNMRPDDLAAQMVKAVLDKVPALDPRDIDDLIMGCGQPGGEAGFNIGRAVAVQLGYDFLPGTTVNRYCSSSLQTTRMAFHAIKAGEGHAFISAGVETVSRFAKGNADGWPDTKNPLYADAMARSDQAAAGATEWHDPREDGLVPDVYIAMGQTAENVALHTGISREDQDHWGVRSQNRAEEAIKNGFFEREIVPVTLPDGTTVSTDDGPRPGTTYEKISQLKPVFRPNGTITAGNACPLNDGAAALVVMSDVRARELGLTPLARIVSTGVSGLSPEIMGLGPIEAVKKALANAGMSIGDIDLYEINEAFAVQVLGSARALGMDEDKLNVSGGAIALGHPFGMTGARITATLLNNLQTYDKTFGIETMCVGGGQGMAMVVERLS
- a CDS encoding endonuclease domain-containing protein, with amino-acid sequence MDIGSDPFVGSEALASGALNRYELRRYYQPLMPNVYLDKRIALTLRLRTQAAWLWSGREAVVAGLAASALHRAQWIDDDVPVELIWANARPPRRVITRADLLLPGECQLLDGLNVTTPERTAFDLGRRGSLEEAVARLDALGNATEFKATDVLMLAERHRHVRGLRQLECALDLYDPGAQSPKETWLRLMIIDEGYPRPQTQIPVLGANGQPRYYLDMGWEEYMLAVEYDGVQHADALGYDIVRNEHISDAGWTTIRVAAGHRRPEIMARLHVAWSRVAAALVLR
- a CDS encoding Bax inhibitor-1/YccA family protein, producing the protein MRETSNPVFRSLPKTQGGYAQFGTGAAGFGAQQVHAQQYAPEYLDQQQAGVARPLTIDDVVTKTAITLAIVSAVAVVSYFFVAANPALMMPFTLVGGLGGLVLVLIATFGRKQDNPAIVLSYAALEGLFLGAASFLFANLVSSGGPTMIFQAVVATIGVFIGMLVVYKTGAIRVTPKFTRMIVAAMFGVVALVLVNFLLAMFGVGGGEGLGLRSGGGLAIGFSLLCIALAAFSFLIDFDAADQMIRAGAPEKAAWGIALGLTVTLVWLYIEILRLLSYFNND